The Niabella beijingensis genomic interval AATTGCTTTACTACAGCATACAGACCATTTTTGTTGATGGTACGGATGGCATCTGTAGATAGCTTCAAGGTGATCCATTTGTCCTCTTCTACCAGGTAAAATTTCTTCTTTTGCAAATTAGGCAAAAAACGGCGCTTTGTCTTAATATTGGAGTGAGAAACCTTGTGGCCTCCAATTGGGGTTTTACCTGTAACCTGACATACTCTTGCCATAATGAATAAAAATTTAGGAGTGCAAAGGTAAGTATTCCGCACGGCATTTTATAACAAAACGCCAATTATTTTTTAAAAAACTTCCGTTTCCGGATTTCTCCTCCTGCTTTCACCACCCCTCCATTCCCCGTTGCTGCCGCAAAAGTAATACATAACGGGAAAAATGACAATTAAAAACTTTTTACGATATTGACTATCAACCGTTTAAAAAACACACTCAACTTCCTGTTGCTGCAGTCTTCTTCCGCCTTGATTAATAAAGTGAAAAGTTTAAAAACCGCAGATTCCCGGAGCGCTGTTCCCGCAGCGTTCCTCCTGCCGGGCTGTTGTCCTCAGCAAGCAACGCTGTTTAAAAAACACTATCGCCGTACAGCAACAAAGCAGCTCCTTAATTGTTGTATCACTGGTGGTTGGCTTTATAAAAAACGATTGCGTATTTGGATGAAACGGCATTTTGCCCGTTACCGTAATTCAACTAAATTCGCAATCTCACGATCAAATCTTATTTAATTTTTAAACAGTACATTTTATGGCATATGACGTAGTAGTTGTAGGTAGTGGCCCGGGCGGATATGTAGCCGCTATACGCGCCTCCCAGCTGGGTTTAAAGACCGCAATTATTGAAAAGGAAAGCCTGGGAGGGATCTGCCTGAACTGGGGATGTATCCCCACCAAAGCCTTATTGAAAAGCGCACAGGTTTTTAACGATATTCAGCATGCACAGGAATATGGCATTGAGGCGTCCGGAACACCCAATTTTGAAGCTATCGTAAAACGCAGCCGCGGCGTGGCCGATAAAATGAGCAAGGGCGTACAGTTCCTGATGAAGAAAAATAAAATTGATGTGATCCTGGGATTCGGCACCTTAAAAGCCAAGGGCCAGGTAGAAGTAAAGGGAGCCGACGGAAAGACCACCCTGGTGGAAGGAAAGCACATCATCCTGGCAACCGGTGGCCGCAGCCGCGAATTGCCCGCCCTGAAACAGGATGGTAAAAAGATCATCGGCTACCGCGAGGCCATGGTACTGCCCCAGCAGCCCAAAAGCATCATTGTGGTAGGAAGCGGCGCCATCGGCGTGGAATTCGGCTATTTCTACAACAGCCTGGGTACAAAGGTGACCATCGTTGAATTTTTGCCCCGCATTGTTCCCGTGGAAGATGAGGATATTTCAAAAGAACTGGAAAAGAACCTCAAAAAGCAGGGCATTACCGTTATGACCAGCAGCGAAGTAACTTCTGTGGACACTTCCGGCAACGGCGTAAAAGCAAAAGTGAAAACCGCCACCGGCGAAGCCATCCTTGAAGCGGATGTGCTGCTGAGCGCTGTGGGCGTAGCCGCCAATATTGAAGGCATCGGACTGGAGACCCTGGGGGTAAAGACCGATAAAGGAAAGATCGCCGTAGACAAATACTATAAGACCAATGTAGATGGTGTTTATGCCATCGGGGATTGTGTTCCCGGACAGGCACTGGCGCACGTGGCTTCAAAAGAAGGCATCATCTGCGTGGACAACATCGCCTTTGGAGAAAAGAAATACAACCATCAGCCGGAAGCCCTGGATTACGGCAACGTACCGGGTTGTACCTATTGCTATCCGGAAATAGCCAGCGTGGGCTTTACCGAAAAGCAGGCGAAAGACGCCGGCTACGAGGTTAAAGTGGGCAAGTTCCCCTTGAGCGCCAGCGGAAAAGCAAGCGCTGCCGGACATACCGAAGGTTTTGTAAAAGTGATCTTCGATGCCAAATACGGCGAATGGCTGGGCACCCACATGATCGGGTATAATGTTACCGAGATCATAGCGGAAACCGTTGTGGGCCGCAAGCTGGAAACAACTTATCATGAAGTACTGAACAGCATTCACCCGCACCCCACCATCAGCGAAAGCGTAAAAGACGCTATTGAGGTGGCCTATGGTGAAGCCATTCACTTATAATATTAAAAGATGGGTTTTATGGTCCCGCCCGCTGGCGGGACTTTTTTTATGGACCAAACTGTAGTGCTGCTATCAGCTGTCTTGCGTCGCACTCTTGTGCGGCAGTGCAAAACTGGGCAAACAACAGTGCAGCACCGGGTAATAAATGGATGGTTTTGATAATTACTGGAGAAGGTCGTAAATTTGAAGAACAAATACAAACGTGATGGACATCGCTTCTTATATAGAAATCCGACCTGAGATTATGATGGGTAAGCCAGTGATTAAAGGCACCCGGGTCACTGTTGAGATGATCCTGGAGTCACTTGGTTCGGGCGAGTCTGTTGATAATATCCTTGATTCTTATCCAAGAATAACTAGGGATGCTATCTCCGCTGCGTTGCTTTTTGCGGCCGAAGCACTGAAGACCGAACGAATCTATCCTATAGCGGTATGAAATTTTTAGCAGACGAAGGCGTTGACCGAAGTATCGTAAATTGTTTGCGTGGGCTAAATTTTGATGTATATTATGTCATCGAGGAAATAAGGTCGCTTGATGATAAAACGTTATTGCAAATTGCCACAAAGGAAAAAAGAATCCTTATTACAAGAGACAAAGACTTTGGAGAACTGGTATTTCGCCTCAACCAGGTGCACAGTGGTGTACTCCTGTTAAGATTGGAAGGTTGTACAACACAGGAGCGGGCAGCCATCGTGTGCTCATTAACGGAAAAGTAC includes:
- the rpmB gene encoding 50S ribosomal protein L28, which gives rise to MARVCQVTGKTPIGGHKVSHSNIKTKRRFLPNLQKKKFYLVEEDKWITLKLSTDAIRTINKNGLYAVVKQLRAKGEKI
- the lpdA gene encoding dihydrolipoyl dehydrogenase, whose translation is MAYDVVVVGSGPGGYVAAIRASQLGLKTAIIEKESLGGICLNWGCIPTKALLKSAQVFNDIQHAQEYGIEASGTPNFEAIVKRSRGVADKMSKGVQFLMKKNKIDVILGFGTLKAKGQVEVKGADGKTTLVEGKHIILATGGRSRELPALKQDGKKIIGYREAMVLPQQPKSIIVVGSGAIGVEFGYFYNSLGTKVTIVEFLPRIVPVEDEDISKELEKNLKKQGITVMTSSEVTSVDTSGNGVKAKVKTATGEAILEADVLLSAVGVAANIEGIGLETLGVKTDKGKIAVDKYYKTNVDGVYAIGDCVPGQALAHVASKEGIICVDNIAFGEKKYNHQPEALDYGNVPGCTYCYPEIASVGFTEKQAKDAGYEVKVGKFPLSASGKASAAGHTEGFVKVIFDAKYGEWLGTHMIGYNVTEIIAETVVGRKLETTYHEVLNSIHPHPTISESVKDAIEVAYGEAIHL
- a CDS encoding DUF433 domain-containing protein codes for the protein MDIASYIEIRPEIMMGKPVIKGTRVTVEMILESLGSGESVDNILDSYPRITRDAISAALLFAAEALKTERIYPIAV
- a CDS encoding DUF5615 family PIN-like protein, producing MKFLADEGVDRSIVNCLRGLNFDVYYVIEEIRSLDDKTLLQIATKEKRILITRDKDFGELVFRLNQVHSGVLLLRLEGCTTQERAAIVCSLTEKYQDQLPNAFTVIQKDAIRIRKF